Proteins from a single region of Apium graveolens cultivar Ventura chromosome 7, ASM990537v1, whole genome shotgun sequence:
- the LOC141674170 gene encoding uncharacterized protein LOC141674170, which translates to MECTFSEPQPPAPSGVDCKESDPDSGSWKLYTDGSSTVERSGAGLSLISPEGFTIQQAITFAFKAMNNQAEYEALISGLRLAKSFGIMKMIIYSDSQVVVKQTSGEYIAKDPKLARYQAMVRDILETIPNIIILQINREENSKADKLSKLMQNTSDLTSSIYFEELKKPSTERSEVLCIGSPNNWMTPYIAYLRDEMLPEDQNKARYLKQKAARFFLENGQLYRRTFSAPILKCVDPDEANYYLREVHEGIYGDHLAAKALAYKVIRQG; encoded by the exons ATGGAATGCACCTTCTCCGAGCCACAGCCACCTGCACCCAGCGGGGTTGATTGTAAGGAATCCGACCCGGACTCAGGCTCTTGGAAACTCTATACGGACGGATCATCAACGGTCGAGAGGTCCGGGGCTGGCCTCAGTCTCATTAGCCCGGAAGGTTTCACCATTCAGCAAGCAATAACCTTTGCCTTCAAAGCAATGAATAATCAAGCTGAATACGAGGCACTCATTTCCGGGCTCAGATTAGCAAAATCTTTTGGTATTATGAAGATGATCATCTATAGCGACTCCCAGGTTGTAGTCAAGCAAACCAGTGGAGAGTATATTGCGAAAGATCCAAAGTTGGCACGGTATCAAGCAATGGTACGGGATATACTGGAAACCATCCCTAATATCATCATCCTTCAGATAAATAGAGAAGAAAATTCCAAGGCAGATAAGTTATCCAAGCTCATGCAGAATACGTCGGATCTCACCAGTTCGATATACTTCGAAGAACTTAAGAAGCCCAGCACAGAGCGATCTGAGGTCCTGTGCATCGGCAGCCCGAACAACTGGATGACTCCCTACATAGCTTACCTAAGGGACGAAATGCTCCCGGAAGACCAGAACAAGGCCAGATACCTAAAGCAGAAGGCTGCTCGTTTCTTCCTGGAAAATGGTCAGCTATACAGAAGAACCTTTTCAGCGCCCATCCTGAAGTGTGTAGACCCGGATGAGGCAAACTATTATCTCCGGGAAGTTCATGAAGGCATCTACGGAGATCACCTGGCAGCCAAAGCTCTGGCTTATAAAGTCATCAGGCAAGG cTAA